From the Purpureocillium takamizusanense chromosome 6, complete sequence genome, one window contains:
- a CDS encoding uncharacterized protein (COG:S~EggNog:ENOG503Q3SJ), translating into MGLANDKFPSSVAFDAIASALDASPEDRKDAIKQANAVFAFTLKNKAGETESWHVDLKESGKVATGTGAKPTGTFNTLPPWLDLGGDGRAERARA; encoded by the exons ATGGGTCTCGCCAACG ACAAGttcccctcctccgtcgctttcgacgccatcgcctcggccctcgacgccagcCCCGAGGACCGCAAGGACGCCATCAAGCAGGCCAACGCCGTCTTTGCCTTCACCCTCAAGAACAAGGCCGGCGAGACCGAGAGCTGGCACGTCGACCTCAAGGAGTCTGGCAAGGTTgccaccggcaccggcgccaaGCCTACCGGTACGTTCAACACCTTACCCCCATGGCTTGATTTAGGCGGTGACGGCCGggcggagcgcgcgcgcgcgtga
- a CDS encoding L-methionine (R)-S-oxide reductase (EggNog:ENOG503P1WW~COG:T) produces MVHADASNFADDVTKDDAYEQVLLQTEGLCTGQRNWDGQVCNLANAASLLWHAYKSLPAPSNAVNWAGFYVLDKSSSEPQLILGPFQGKVACQTIDFGRGVCGTAASTRQTQLVADVDRFPGHIACDGDSKSEIVVPILADTDGSGKKKVVAIIDVDCAALNGFDELDKKHLEELAELLGKSCDW; encoded by the exons ATG GTGCACGCCGATGCGTCCAACTTTGCGGACGACGTCACCAAGGACGACGCCTACGAGCAGGTGCTGCTCCAGACGGAGGGACTCTGCACAGGGCAGCGCAATTGG GACGGGCAGGTCTG CAacctcgccaacgccgcctcaTTACTGTGGCACGCCTACAAGAGCTTGCCGGCTCCGAGTAACGCGGTGAACTGGGCAG GCTTCTACGTTCTTGACAAGTCGTCCTCGGAGCCACAGCTCATTCTCGGCCCGTTCCAGGGCAAAGTCGCCTGCCAGACAATCGACTTTGGCCGCGGCGTgtgcggcacggcggcatcCACGCGGCAGACGCAACTGGTGGCCGACGTGGATCGGTTCCCGGGCCACATCgcctgcgacggcgacagcaagAGCGAGATTGTCGTGCCCATCCTGGCCGACACGGACGGgagcggcaagaagaaggtggTGGCCATCATCGATGTGGATTGCGCGGCCTTGAATGGTTTCGACGAGCTAGACAAGAAGCAtctggaggagctggccgagttGCTCGGCAAGAGCTGCGACTGGTAG
- a CDS encoding uncharacterized protein (COG:S~EggNog:ENOG503P36K~TransMembrane:1 (i158-179o)), translating to MSCSRIVWRQQCALHGRNNGLVPGHLLSSLQPRAAAAPRRLAHNDARKSPPSPSRPPRSSNPLLNPPASTRPPPLMVPERSTSESTFQYFFQLGKGYLRFYKDGLKGVWTNRHLLREKLARTPTDDRPSIWRPSYVPKTFSRADWVLLWRVRHDLLRLPLFGLMLVVIGEFTALVVVYVDGVVPYTCRIPKQIAKGLQKAEDRRRVAFDELEARFPHGVLSPRVTPGVARSHVLRSLHLAGTMWDKLGFMPPGMWQVKGRLRMAFLEGDDRNLIEDGGPSQLVPEELRIACAERGIDVVGKSETELRGMLGDWLRLTAAEDITERRRRIATLLLTRSEHWPQQRDFAVPDWEL from the exons ATGAGCTGCTCCCGCATAGTGTGGCGGCAACAATGCGCGCTTCACGGCCGCAACAATGGCCTCGTTCCGGGTCATCTGCTGTCCTCTCTCCAaccccgtgccgccgcagctccgaGGCGGCTCGCGCACAATGATGCGCGCAaatcgccgccctccccatcgcggccgccgcgatcCTCGAACCCGCTGCTCAACCcccccgcgtcgacgcgcccccCGCCTCTGATGGTCCCCGAGCGAAGCACGTCCGAGTCGACATTCCAGTACTTCTTCCAGCTGGGCAAGGGCTATTTGCGGTTCTACAAGGACGGGCTCAAGGGTGTGTGGACGAACCGCCACCTGCTCCGCGAGAAGCTCGCGCGCACGCCGACCGACGACCGCCCGTCCATCTGGCGGCCGTCGTACGTGCCCAAGACGTTCTCGCGCGCCGACTGGGTCCTTCTATGGCGCGTACGGCACGATCTGCTGCGTCTGCCGCTCTTTGGGCtcatgctcgtcgtcatcggcgagttcacggccctcgtcgtcgtctacgtcgacggcgtcgtccccTACACGTGCCGCATCCCCAAGCAGATCGCCAAGGGGCTGCAAAAGGCCgaggaccgccgccgtgtcgcctttgacgagctcgaggcgcggtTCCCGCACGGCGTGCTGAGCCCGCGGGTGACGCCCGGCGTGGCGCGCAGTCACGTCCTCCGCAGCCTGCACCTCGCGGGCACCATGTGGGATAAGCTGGGCTTTATGCCCCCGGGGATGTGGCAAGTCAAGGGCCGCTTGCGGATGGCgttcctcgagggcgacgaccgcAACCTCATTGAGGATGGCGGGCCGTCGCAGTTGGTGCCCGAGGAGCTGAGGATCGCGTGCGCGGAGCGAGGCATCGACGTCGTGGGCAAGAGCGAAACGGAGTTGAGGGGCATGCTGGGCGACTGGCTCCGGCTGACAGCTGCCGAGGATATCacagagcggcggcggcgcataGCCACGCTGCTGTTGACAAG GTCGGAGCACTGGCCGCAGCAGCGTGACTTTGCGGTTCCCGACTGGGAGCTGTAG